A stretch of DNA from Mixophyes fleayi isolate aMixFle1 chromosome 12 unlocalized genomic scaffold, aMixFle1.hap1 SUPER_12_unloc_1, whole genome shotgun sequence:
TGCCAAATACCTAAATGCCaaagtgattttattatattatctgtaaaAAACAGCGTGGATCTTATACTCTCatattcttctgtttcatctcacattattaaatcagatattatttattataatattcttAAAGGGGTCGTGTCCTGGACATGCATGGAGTACAAGTATGCTTGCTACGTTCTCCATCCTAAAATTCCTGCATTTATCCTCCATTTTGAGTTTGCTggtttatttggactctgtctagtCCTGGAGCTTACTTACCCCTCTTGGCATCCTCTGGGGTACTTCTCCTGATCCGCGGCTGCGGCGCTGCTCTTCGAGACCCCAGCCTGGTGTGCGGAGGCTGCTATCTGAGCGGACCCGCTGCAGCCTGACTCCTTGGTGGACAGCGCTTCTGCCTCTCCGTGCTGCCGGCGCTGACTGTTGGTGCGGACACCCCCAGGGACCCCTGCTGTGGTGAGACAGATCACCATACTTACCCATCACTGTCAGGTCGTCGGGTGCCGACACTTGCTCAGGCTCTTCCCTTTACTGTGTGCGACTCGAGTACATGACAATGCTGTAGACTATACCCCTCTGCCCTGGGAGCTGGGGATGGACATTTTCTGTTCCTGTCCTGTAATCTGGGCTGACGTCTTGGTGGTGCCCTATTTTCCACCATAGAGAGCGGCGATTTGTCCTCATGCTGCACAGTTCTGTTGCTCCAAGTCAGCCTTCCATCCTGAGATACAGATTGGATCCCCAACAGCTGGGCCTCAGGCTCTGAGTGCATGCAGGTACCTCACACAGTGGCTGTAATTTGACTTATGCTATCTTGCCTGTTTGTGCTGTGATAACATCCTGGCACTTGACATCTAATATATATTACTCCTCTGGGACAGTCATTAGCTTATTTATTGAACCTCATTCCCATATCTGGATTATCCAGTTTGCCTTTTATAAGTGGTGTCTATACTATCTTGACTCTGTTCTATGATCCTGCCTTGGGTACTTTCATGGTAAGACTTTCATACAAGTGTTTATCCATGAAATACAATACTATTATTATACCCATTCCTCtatattgggatgtattttccTCGTTATATAATCATGCTGCTCTGGCCGGATGGCTTGACCGGTTTGCCTATTCCTCTACACCCACTGACAGTTCTGGAGAAACTCCATTATGTGTGCCCTCCCAAACTACCACTGTTCCTAATGCACCAACCTCACCTACTTACCCTGAGGTCACATTGCAGCAGCTTCTACAGCTGGCCGACCTTTCCCTTTTTAGACATGATATGCAACAAATCCAATAGTGAGGGGCTGAAGCGGAGACTCTAGAAGATGCTACAGCACCTATGAAGGGTCAAATTGATAATTTGGAAGCTCAGATGTTGGCATGTAAGCAGACGCTTTCTTTTAGTGAGGGGAGTCTCTGATGCAATAATACTCGTTTTGTGGGGCTACCTGAATAAGTGGAGGGGCCTGCTACTGAATGTTTCTTGGAGAAATGGTTAATTCAAGCTTTTGGGAAGGATTCCTTTACGGCTCAGTTCGCAGTGGAGCAAGCTCATCGCATCCCTTCTTAGGCAGCTCCACCCGGGACACCTCCCCGTGCCTTCATAGCCAAAATCTTACATTAGAAAGACTGATACAACTCTGCGACCATTCCCCTCTTATATTGTCTGTAGACTTTGCCATTACCAGGGGGTCAATCTTTCTGGAACCTGAACCCTATTAGTTACCTTTAATGGGCAAGGGACCTGATCTGGTTGCCTTGTGGGAAGAGTTCTTTgtggataatgcagaaacagtcCAGCCCCCTCTTGCctttggcaactgcctaagaactgtaccCCTAAATCTCtgtactctcaccggtactgtgggttgtagttacccttggctactgcctacgttcagtttcatcatctttacctatcactgtaagttccgttcctttccggacaagtaTCGGTACAGAAATCGTTGtggatcaggggacttctctatcaactgttccttatttattccagtggcaatgagtgatatatcagtcttgacaccatccactcggtgtctcactgGACtcgctcctgcacttcctactctacggcctctgtaactctattcctgggttctccccagccagtggacatctcacaaccctctgtctgcagccaagtctgtcccaacagtgaacaccggactttcggagcagactccgtgttttgctgtactggctggaggggttcctaacagttagcacttctgcctcacagcactggggtcatgagtttgattcccaaccatgaccttatctgtgtggagtttgtatgttctccccgtgtttgcgtgggtttccgccgggtgctctggtttcctcccacactccataaacatactggtaggttaattggctgctattaaattgcccttagtctctcttggtctgtgtgtgtatgttagggaatttagattgtaagctccaatggggcagggactgatgtgagtgagttctctgtgcagcgctgtggaattagtggcgttatataaagaaatagatgatgatgatgatcaggggtGTCCATGGGGACCCATGCcatctgatatatactgtattattgtcaGTCTTGATATTATTCTGTATGTTTTTGTATACCTGCATAAGTATTGGAAATTTACTAATCTTTGATGTAATGTGTCACACCCGGTGATTTATATCTATCACGTTTattcagaaataattattttctttatgttctgttttgaaataccaataaaaaaacTTGACTAAAAAATTATCATTCTTTTGTGGGCTATTTAGGATGAcgtcctgactgatattaaaataaaaattatagagggagaggaagagacgtatgtgaggggtgatcagcagtgtaaggaggaggaaatccctacagatatcggcacaggtgagtaataaaatgtattacagtaaagagtcatatattttgtttattgagtCATTACAAGAATTCCAATTATGACTGCATCTAAGCAATGTGCTTGATAATGCGCTTTTATAATTGTAATGAAGTGTTCGTCAAttgcaaattgaaattaaacagctGAACAACTCGTTTATAGTTTGAAAATTTTGGGTATTGTAATCTGCAGCTCAATGTCcttccatacatttattttactttcagcaGATGGATGTAAACGCAAGAATATCTTGGGGGAGCAACTGATTTTATCTACAGATTTTAAAATGGAAGATAACAACATTACTCAAGATTCTACAGGAGAGAACCCAATTACCCTAAATATATATCCAATACTTTACAGTGCAGATAAATCATCTGAACTCTTAAATCATGAGGAATGTAATCCTGATAacatagatattgttacacatAGTACAGCTCATACAGATGATACATTATTTCCATGTTCTGTGGGTGGGAAAAGCTGTACAGTTAAATTATCTCTTCATAAACATCAGAAAAGTCACATAGCTGAGAACccttttacatgttctgagtgtgggaaatgttttgcatataaatCAAAGCTTGtggaacatcagagaactcacacaggtgagaaaccattccaatgttctgagtgtgggaaatgttttgtatataaatcaaatcttgttgaacatcggaGATCTCACACAGATGAGACacaatttccatgttctgagtgtgagaaatgttttgtacagaaatcaaaacttattagacatcagagaactcacacaggtgagaaaccgtttccatgttctgaatgtgggaaatgttttacacagaaatcaaaacttgttgaacatgagagaactcacacaggtgagaaaccatttccgtgttctgagtgtgggaaatgttttgcacataaatcaaaacttgttgaacatcagagaactcacacaggcgataaaccattcccatgttctgagtgtgggaaatgttttgtatacaaatcaaatcttgttgaacatcagagaactcacacagatgagaaaccatttccatgttctgagtgtgagaaatattttgccgtaaaatcaaaacttattagacatcagagaactcacacaggtgagaagccatttccatgttctgagtgtgggaaatgtttttcacagaaatcaaaacttgtcaaacatcagagaattcacacaggtgagagaccatttccatgttctgaatgtgggaaatgttttgcacagaaatcaaaacacattgaacatcagagaattcacacaggggaaaaaccgtttccgtgttctgagtgtgggaagggTTTTGCACAGAAGTCAAACCTTGTCAAACATcacagaactcacacaggtgagaaaccatttccatgttctgagtgtggaaaatgttttccaTGGAACTCAAAACTTATCAAACATCAGAGAACCCATGCAGGTGAGAaaacatttccatgttctgagtttGGGAAATGTTTCGGATACAAATCAAATCCTTTTGAGCATCAGATAACTCACACAGATGACAAACCATATCCATGTTCTGAGTAATGAAAATGGTTTACAAATAAATCAGGTCTTGAATATCACATAGGACAAAAGCAGGACTCTTAATATTGTTAAAACAGttgattttattaatgtaaattaaactaagcataatatatttacatagtttATACACAAAATATGATCACTCATGTGTGGAACTATTTTATCTACCAGATATCGTCCACACTGTACACAGTTAAAACAAGATTACCTTGATATATTGGGTACTGAGTAATATATAATTCTGGCAATAGGTTGGAGATATAATGTGGGATCTGAGACACTGTTACAGTATGTTTGTTCATACTCTCTAATTGAAGGTGTGAGTTCATATAATAATCCTGTAATCTGTAATACTTTGCCATTGGGGATTGATTATGAATCTTGAAAAATGTGTCCCACGGTCTAAATGCAATATTGTGATGTCATTTTTGTAGAAAAGCTCTCATTTATATGGTATGCCCATGGCTAAGTGGGTCAAGATGTGTCTACAGGGGTGCAAAACTTTGCTCCATCTTATGGGGATCTGAAATATAAAAGTTCAGTAGTATTGACACTTTTCatttcacctttgcaataagacttgtTCAGAGTGATCCGGTTATAGTAAGTCAGACTAGTGCAGGGATTGTTCTACAAGCCTGGTCAGTGATGGGCTCCATTTGTCACAGTGTCTCCCAGCCTCTGGCACTGCACAAGTGAAAATTTTTAATGAGTGATGTGCCAGGGTTAATAATGGTACAGTGAGCCCCCGCAGCCACATAACACTACCCAACCCCCTGTATCATGCAGATTCACTTCCTCTATACAGAAAATAACTAAGCAGAGGATAATCAGCCATCTTATGCCTGCCTAGTGAAGCCACTATCAGTACACATACCAGAGACAGCttcttacattttataaattctaatttctcttccctgccattgggggacactgcgagacattgggtatagtagtgggctcaggagttcttgtcactttaactgttaaatctttggactcctcccctgctatgcccctcctctccagagagatccttcGTTTTTTTAAGTGACTTAGAGTTCGGTCACtggagtataggctcctgcctatactttgtcTAGCAGTAgggttacatgtttttattttttattctattcaGGTGCAGCTCGGGATCCCAGGCAAGACCCAGCAGAGTGAGTAGGACTCAGCTCTGCTCACTCTGGATCCCAGCGCAGGTAAGTGAAGCCTAGCGCTCATTTCTACCAGCACCTCTGCCGGCATTTATTCTAAGGGGCCATTAGTTAGGTTTATTGGTCTAAGTGGAAGGTGAAAATATTCAGAAGGGACACAGAACGGTGTTTTAGTGCAACTTGTATGTGTCTAGCAGCGGCAGGGGAGTGAAGCTGTAtcagcctctcccccccccccccctgccgcgATCTTCTTGCC
This window harbors:
- the LOC142112067 gene encoding uncharacterized protein LOC142112067 isoform X1, whose protein sequence is MFPTDGSSNTNTTERCPCSLYSQDCTEENHSIPQDDVMTGIKLEFIEGRKETYVRGDQQCKEEEISIDGSSNRNTPERYLRPLYSQEFQDDVLTDIKIKIIEGEEETYVRGDQQCKEEEIPTDIGTADGCKRKNILGEQLILSTDFKMEDNNITQDSTGENPITLNIYPILYSADKSSELLNHEECNPDNIDIVTHSTAHTDDTLFPCSVGGKSCTVKLSLHKHQKSHIAENPFTCSECGKCFAYKSKLVEHQRTHTGEKPFQCSECGKCFVYKSNLVEHRRSHTDETQFPCSECEKCFVQKSKLIRHQRTHTGEKPFPCSECGKCFTQKSKLVEHERTHTGEKPFPCSECGKCFAHKSKLVEHQRTHTGDKPFPCSECGKCFVYKSNLVEHQRTHTDEKPFPCSECEKYFAVKSKLIRHQRTHTGEKPFPCSECGKCFSQKSKLVKHQRIHTGERPFPCSECGKCFAQKSKHIEHQRIHTGEKPFPCSECGKGFAQKSNLVKHHRTHTGEKPFPCSECGKCFPWNSKLIKHQRTHAGEKTFPCSEFGKCFGYKSNPFEHQITHTDDKPYPCSE
- the LOC142112067 gene encoding uncharacterized protein LOC142112067 isoform X2; translated protein: MFPTDGSSNTNTTERCPCSLYSQDCTEENHSIPQDDVMTGIKLEFIEGRKETYVRGDQQCKEEEISIDGSSNRNTPERYLRPLYSQEFQDDVLTDIKIKIIEGEEETYVRGDQQCKEEEIPTDIGTDGCKRKNILGEQLILSTDFKMEDNNITQDSTGENPITLNIYPILYSADKSSELLNHEECNPDNIDIVTHSTAHTDDTLFPCSVGGKSCTVKLSLHKHQKSHIAENPFTCSECGKCFAYKSKLVEHQRTHTGEKPFQCSECGKCFVYKSNLVEHRRSHTDETQFPCSECEKCFVQKSKLIRHQRTHTGEKPFPCSECGKCFTQKSKLVEHERTHTGEKPFPCSECGKCFAHKSKLVEHQRTHTGDKPFPCSECGKCFVYKSNLVEHQRTHTDEKPFPCSECEKYFAVKSKLIRHQRTHTGEKPFPCSECGKCFSQKSKLVKHQRIHTGERPFPCSECGKCFAQKSKHIEHQRIHTGEKPFPCSECGKGFAQKSNLVKHHRTHTGEKPFPCSECGKCFPWNSKLIKHQRTHAGEKTFPCSEFGKCFGYKSNPFEHQITHTDDKPYPCSE